A stretch of DNA from Telopea speciosissima isolate NSW1024214 ecotype Mountain lineage chromosome 5, Tspe_v1, whole genome shotgun sequence:
AAATCATGCATTAAAGATATTAATACAGTTACATCTTccatattcaactccttttcCCTCACCACAATGGGAATTGCCACAGGTCCCTCTGAAACAAAATTGTCCATGGCTGCATTCCTTGGTGATCTGGTTCTGAGCAATGACATGAAGGTCCTTGTGGCCCGAACTGTGGGATCATCATTGGTCAATATTATGAGAAGCGGCAATATGCAATCAAGAGAAGCTGCCCTGAAGGCTCTGAACCAGATATCATCTTCTGATTCAAGCGCTAAGATGCTTATAGAAGTTGGGATTCTTCCTCCACTTGTCAAAGACCTCTTCATTGTTGGTGCTAATCAACTTCCCATGAGGCTGAAAGAGGTTTCTGCAACAGTTCTAGCCAATATTGTGAACTCAGGCTATGACTTCGACTCCATTCTGATTGGGCCTGACCATCAGACACTGGTCTCAGAAGACATAATCCATAACCTGCTACATCTCATTAGCAACACTGGTCCTTCCATTGAGTGCAAGCTTCTCCAGGTCCTTGTTGGGCTCACTAATTCTCCCACCACAGTTCTGAACGTAGTGGCTGCCATTAAAAGTTCTGGTGCTACCATCAGTTTGATTCAGTTCATTGAAGCTCCACAGAAGGACCTGCGTTTGGCTTCGCTGAAACTCTTACAGAACCTGTCACCCCATATGGGTCAAGAGCTGCCTGATGCCTTTCGTGGTACTGCTGGTCAGCTTGGTAGCCTGATCAAAATCATCTCAGAAAACAATGGGATTGCAGAAGAGCAAGCAGCTGCCGTTGGTCTGTTAGCTGACCTTCCAGAGAGGGACTTGGGTCTAACCAGACAGTTGTTCGATGAAAGTGCCTTTGAGTTGGTCATATCCAGAGTTGTCAGTATCCGGCGAGGATCTACCCGGGGTAGCCGGTTTGTTACACCATATCTGGAAGGGCTTGTGCAGGTCTTGGCAAGGCTCACATTTGTCTTGGGCGATGAGCCCAGAGCTCTTGCTCTTGCTCGTGAGCATAATCTTGCTGCATTGTTCACTGATCTGCTTCAGGCTAATGGGCTTGATAAAGTACAGATGGTGTCTGCCATGGCTTTAGAAAACCTCTCGGAAGAGTCCAAGCGCCTTACAATACTGCCAGAATTGCCAAAACTTGGATTTTGTGCTGCAATCTTTCCATGTCTTAGCAAGCCTCCAGAGGTCACTGGCTTGTGTCGTCTCCACCATGGGACTTGTTCATTGAAGGACACCTTTTGTCTTTTGGAAGGACAAGCTGTGGGAAATTTGGTGGCTTGTTTAGACCACACAAATGAGAAGATGGTCGAGGCAGCGCTTGCAGCACTCTGCACGTTGTTGGATGATGAGGTCGACATTGAGCAAGGGGTGATGGTTTTGTGTGAGGTAGAGGGGATCAAGCCAATACTCGATGTACTACTTGAGAAAAAAACGGAAATCTTGAGTCAGCGAGCTGTCTGGGCTGTTGAGAGGATTCTGAGGACTGAAGATATTGCAATTGAGATATCTGGTGATCCTAATGTGAGCACTGCTCTGGTTGATGTATTCCAACATGGAGACTATCGAACTCGGCAGATTGCTGAGCGTGCTTTAAAACATGTTGATAAGATACCAAATTTCTCTGGTATATTTCCGAAAGCTGAACATGGGGTAGGCTTATCACAGATGTCCATCTCATGAAGGCCAATGATGGATACAAGGGCCTTTCTCTTTTTCAAGTTCCCATACTATGCCAGGGGAAATTCAAGGCCCTGTTTTCATTGTGGATTGAGATGCATGCTCAGTCTTGTGGATCCCATTTGTCCGTATTTGTtagatttggatttttttcattGGGGTGGATGGGTGAAGAATACTTTCATTGTTCGTGCAAAATTGCATTTGTAGGTTTGCAAGGATTTTCTTGCATTTATTGCTGTGCACTAGTGAAGATGAACCGGCATCAAAAGGGATAAGAACTACTGAAGGTGAATGTAATGTACGAACTGTTTCCATTGGTTATCTTCAATCACATTTCCAAGACAATGAAGTGCCAATTACAAAGCTCAACGGGATTCACCTTTCTTTATTGATCATAGTGTCAATGTCCTAAATGTAAAACCCCAATGAGGGCATGCAGTTGTCTCCAATACATTTTCAAAGTAAAGAGGGTATGCACCATTCTCTTGTCATCTGGTTTATCTGTGGTTACGTTTGTTATGTCTCTgcacttcttgggtattgacaATCTTCCCAAATCTCCACATTAGCCATCAGCAATATGCCCTACCAGTTGGAGGTAAGAAGAACCTGTCatcattttattcttctttaaaGCTGGACTAAATTTCCAGAATTTCAGAACCTGGTTATGTGAGTGTCATCCAGTTAACTGACCACTGTTGATGGCAGCCACGCCAAGTCTAGTTCCTCTTGACAACTCTTTCAGCTTTTCTCCCACCACTTCCACAAATGTGTGAGATTGCATGGAAGAGCTGCAACAGCGTACTTTGGTACATACACTGCAAATGATTTTCCAGAACTCACTTCAAATTGTAAGATTCTTATAAAGTTGGCTGACCTGGTCACTGCTGATGACGACCGAAAGTAGTTCCAGTTTTTCTGCTGCAGTGCCACTCCTTCGCATCCTCTTACTGCTTCCATACATGTGCAGGATTATATGAGGAGATCAACAAAGTACTTTACCGATAACCGAATAACAAAGTACTTAGGCAAATACAAATGGTGGCATTTTTTCCCCGAAACCCTACAGATGCTCTTTCCTGCCCATTCATCTACTGAATGCAAAATGGTCTCTAACACTTGATTAAGTCTGGAACTATATCATTATTTTCAATCCATGTGGTTACTTGAATTAAAGAAAGCAGCACGGAGTGTGCAATGTAGAAATATCAAGAACAATACCCTTTTCTATCATTTGCTGAAGAAGCCCTAAAGCTCCCACAGTATCTCCCTTACTACATAGAGCATCAATCAGAGCATTGTAGCTCCCTGAATAAGGTAGGCATCCTCTCACAGCCATCTTTTCCATGATTTTGAAGCAATACCTACTTTGCCTTTCCTACAGTATCCACTGATGAGAGCATTAATATTGGTGCAACAGGAAAATAACTTTGACCAACAATCCCATTAATCAGGTTGAATGCTTCTCGTATGATCCCTTTCTGGCATAGGCCACTGATCAAGAGGCTATACACCAGAGAACAGGGAATACCACTTTTCCTGACCAGATCATGAAACCACTTTCCTTCTTCAAAACTGCTCTCCTTGTAGAAAGCAATTATCTTCAAGCTCCTATCGACAGCTCTAGGAAAAGAGCTTACCATTTTTGTGAGAAATTCAAGTGCTTCATCCAAGTAGGTGATGCTGTTATGGGGACTTGTCTGACCCCAGGTCCCTCCTCCCCTCCCCAACTCTTCCATTAGCTCCAAAATCTTAAACCCATCTTCCATTCTCCCCCTCTACACAAGCCCCTGATCAATGTATCATATGTAATTGTAATCAGGCTGATACCATATCTTATCATCTCGTGGAACAAATCAAGAGCTGAATCCAAATTCCCAGACTTGCAGAAACCAGGGTTAATTCATTCTATGTGGTCACATTTAGAGGACAGCCTTGCTCTCCAACCTTTGCTTTCCCTACTTTACAAAATCACCTAATCAGAGTATTGTAAGCCACGGCATCAGTTTTGCCACctttcttctctgttctccCAAAACCTCTACAGCTTCTTCACACGGTCGTCGCAAAGGATTTCCACCACTTTTGTGACTGTAACAACATCAATAACTGATGCAGTTCAAAAATAAACTTGAAAATATATAGGAATTTTATTGCTAAAATAAGAGATTAAATACAAGATAACAAAGGGCAAAGAGAACACCTTTAACTCAAGACTCAAAGAGGACAACTTAATTCTAGGATCACGCTAACGAAAAAATCTACTATGGAGTAAAGATTTTCAACAATGATTCTTTCTGAAGTTGAGAAACTATAGCTTATTTCACAAATCATCCGATCCCCGCCAAGACCTTCGTGTGGGACCCATCAAGGAGTTGAAACGTCAACAATTCTCTCTACGTAGGAGATATCTATGGAAGATCACAATGATCAGATGATCATAGGATCTGGCACCTATCCAAGGAGTTCAGCGCTCAGCGGGCATCCAAGGATTGGCTGTGCCTTACATATTTGAGCACACGCTCAGGGATGTGCGCATCCAACCCAACTGTGGATGCTCCCTggcatgctgggctccctggagaggagctcaatccatgATCATAACCATTTTCTGTCGTGCATTTGTAGATATTCCCTTGTAGAGTTTAGTTCTTTGTCTACGAGAATGTGGGACCCGATATTCTCATTAGGGCCTAAGGGTATCTATCCTTGCGGAAAATTATCACTTCAAGTACTATCCTTATCTGCTAACCTTTCGTTCCGACCCAGTTCATTCCGCCTAGACTCGAGACTCAAGAGAGGTAGCAGTGTCTGAAATGGCCATGTCCATGGCCTTCGCATCATGGAACCCTCGCTCTACCTATTCTCCTTTCCCTCGGTTTTGTTCGTTTCAagctcctcttcctctctcatcTTCTATTTTATCTGGTTCTCCGCCTATTAAGTTCTCTTCTTTCCGAGTTTACTCAAGGTTTCGCAGCAATGAGGTTCGAAGCAGCAACGGAGAAGCTCCAAGTGTCAATCCTACTGCCGGAGTTGCAGTTTACAAGCCCAAATCCTATGAAGTACTTGTCTCTGATGCTACCGACTCTCTCATTTATGCTCTCGAAGACGGGAAGACCCGTTTGGAGATTGATTTCCCGTAAGCCTTCCTATTCCCGATTGAAAATACACGGCATTAGTCCGtatcaattttgtttttctgatTATCTGTCTCAACATTTAAATTTGAGTTggtttcctttttatcttttggcACTCACTTATTTTTTCTATGCTTGCTTTCGGTGGTGCCATCAGACCCTTGCCGAGCAACTTCTCTTCTTACAAGGTACTTCAATTTTCCCACGAATTTGTCtttttggttctctctctcacacacacctCAAAAAAAGCTAGATTGAGTATTTTTAACTGTCTTATATGCAAATATTTGTAAAATCCTTTCACAACCTTCAATTAGCCACTCTCATAAGTTTGTTATACTTCTGGATTATTTGTTACTCATTTTCTGAGAGAATGGTGGGAATTGTCCCTAAAATTCAGATGTGGAATAAACGAGGGAAAAAACTCATTGGGTAATTCAAAGCACGTGGTGTATCTGGTCTTTCTGGTCTGAAAGTCCTGCAAAGGAAAACTGGAACTATGGAGATAAAGGATATTTTCAAAGAGGGGTGCGGGATGATGGTTATAGTGTGGGGAATATGGGTTTGAGGTTTAGAGAGGAAAGGTTGTTTGTATAGTTAAAAGAAGGCATAGTAGGTGATATATCTCTGCAGGTTATATAAATCAGTAAGAACTATTGGTTAAGTTGAGGCTTAGTAGGTTTTACTTGATCATATGACCAATACAGGCTGCAGAATATGAAAGTAGGGAGTGAGGATGGGGTATATTTAGccccaaggtgtttgggtggTCTGGTGCAAAATCTCCCAGCCAAGGTATTTGAAAACCCAGGTTTATTTGGATCGGATCAATTCCAGGGATGATCCCGCTTCTACCCCAAAATAGCTTGGTattgcaccccccccccccacacacacatacacacacacccaaaggaaaaaaaacccagGTTTGGGTTGGAACATGGGGTTTCTATGCTAGTTTAAAGATTGAATTAAGAttaaattaatattaaattagagaagaagaataggcTTGTTGGAGAGGCAATGAGAAAACAGTGAAGTACAGAAGTGAAATGTAGAAATATTTGTTGtatgagaagaaaaattctataGAATGTTAGCTTCTATTTAATAACTAATAATGACGTAGTGCTCCTTGTAAATACCAAGCTTCTATTGAAATCACCACCCACAAAAAATCTCCATCAGGAATGTATTTTTTAAGTTTACAATTGATGCAGAGTCATGGTTGAACCAGCTTGGCCAGTCTGGTCATCCAGAACAAGATGAATCAACAGGCCACCTGCAACTTCTGGAACTTTTCTTTGAGTTTAGTCGCTGTTTCATGTGACTACCACTTGGAATCAACAGGGCTTGGGGTTGAGAATCTGGTCCCAAAGTTGCAGAATCATCAAAGTTCTAACGGTGTTCTCTCCTTCATATTGCCACTGTCTTCCGTCTTCCTGTTTCAGCTGGAGGCAAAAGACAATCTCCTTCCCCATTCTAGATGTTATCTTTTAGAGCTTATTTTCCCTTTTGCCCTTCCCTTCTAACTTTAGTCCCTCTTATACTTATTTTTGTTTGGCTTTCAAGTTTGCCCTCAgtcaataaataattaaatataatcCCTTTTATATCCTCTTAACTATCACATGGCACCTTAAAATTTCTGATTATTTACCAGATTGCCAGTCCTCTTTGCAAACTTCAATTTATTTACATAATTTATTTAatacttgggtgggcccataagtgaCCCACACAAGGTTGTTTGAACCCGGGATTGCACCAACAATGCTTAAATGtaaatttgattgattttgcTAACTTTCCCAACTTGGGCTCTTggtcaaaacagattttttattataaggGGAAACAAGTATTGAGTTCTACTGCTACATTGACATGAACTTTTTAAGAACTAAGACAATGAAGGTTCTGGGTccatacataaaaaaaacaagtggAAACTATGAAAATACAGAGGAATCCTGCATGATGTGGCATAACACTGGAGAAACTTCTTACAGAGCTTCTGCACATGATTGTAGGCTGCAGTGCTGTACTGGACACCCCAGGAGCTTCAGAAAAACTAGGCTTGTCCGATGTCAATTggcattaaaagaaaaagatcctgctcaatcttctctttcctctgtctaCTATTTAGAAGAGATGTTaagttttttctctctttttccatAGTTTAGGACTAGTAACTAGTATAGCTTTGAATAGAGGTGATTGAaggaaaaggatccatgtagctgacccatttagttgggataaggcttgagttgagttgagttgaattgtAGTATTTCCATTGTCATCCATCTCTTATCGTAtccttattatttcttttcttcttctctgtccaCTCTAGTAAGTTCCTTTCCATCCATCGCCTTCCTAACCGATCAGAAAAGCTAGTCACAATTCTAGTTAAATCTAATCAACCAGCATTCTTTCCTCTGGTTTTCCATCTTAAGTGTGATCCCTTATCATATTTGACTCCCGATTCTTAAGCCTAAAGAAACCCTTTTAGCACCACCTTGGTTCATAGAAATCATACGTTTCTCTATGGAGTTTCAGGATAGCAGCTGTAGCCCCAAGTACAACCTCCTTTTGTTCGCCAAAATAAATCTTGCCTTCATCATTTGTTATTAGTTCCTGGGAGCTCCCAGTCATTAGGACTGCTCAGACCTATCCATTGGTCCTTGACAGAATCAGTTGCCAAACTAATGACCTGTGGTTCCTCAATATAATCAGCCATGGTTGGCTCCTTAGAGCTGCCAAATCTGTAAATATTCTTCTAAAAGGAGAAACCAGAGTCTGTGATTCCCATCTCCAAATGAATCCCCTCCAAGAAGGTTTTTTGGTGGGACATAGTGCATTGTCTTCTTAACATTTCCATAAGTTTATTCTTTGCTGGATGCCTTCTGTTGATAATCTATCAAATCCTGAATATGTTGAAGGGATCTTCAGATGAGTTCAATGATGCCAATATCCAATTAGCCTTAGCTGTTGTCAGGAAGCtccaagaaaagaaaggcaCCAGATCTTGCATTGTAAGTTGGGATTCATAT
This window harbors:
- the LOC122661634 gene encoding U-box domain-containing protein 44-like, producing the protein MADSWDESFDPGSQSDDSYQLERTHIEPIYDAFVCPLTKQVMRDPVTLENGQTFEREAIERWFKECKDSGRKPVCPLTYTELKITDLNPSIALRNTIEEWNARNEAALLDIAHRTLSPGSSERDILQALNYIQHICQKSRSNKHVVRTTGLMPMIVDMLKSSSRTVRCKTLVTLHIVAEEDADNKEVMAEGDTVRTIVKFLSHELSKEREEAVSLLYELSKSEVLCEKIGSVNGAILILVGMTSSNSENVLTVEKAEKTLENLEKCEKNVRQMAENGRLQPLLTRILEGPSETKLSMAAFLGDLVLSNDMKVLVARTVGSSLVNIMRSGNMQSREAALKALNQISSSDSSAKMLIEVGILPPLVKDLFIVGANQLPMRLKEVSATVLANIVNSGYDFDSILIGPDHQTLVSEDIIHNLLHLISNTGPSIECKLLQVLVGLTNSPTTVLNVVAAIKSSGATISLIQFIEAPQKDLRLASLKLLQNLSPHMGQELPDAFRGTAGQLGSLIKIISENNGIAEEQAAAVGLLADLPERDLGLTRQLFDESAFELVISRVVSIRRGSTRGSRFVTPYLEGLVQVLARLTFVLGDEPRALALAREHNLAALFTDLLQANGLDKVQMVSAMALENLSEESKRLTILPELPKLGFCAAIFPCLSKPPEVTGLCRLHHGTCSLKDTFCLLEGQAVGNLVACLDHTNEKMVEAALAALCTLLDDEVDIEQGVMVLCEVEGIKPILDVLLEKKTEILSQRAVWAVERILRTEDIAIEISGDPNVSTALVDVFQHGDYRTRQIAERALKHVDKIPNFSGIFPKAEHGVGLSQMSIS